CGATCGCTCAAGCAGCCTTCAAAGCAGCAGATCAGCATTTTCAGCGTAAGGCTGACTACACAGCCGTTTATCCAGGTGCATTGCCCTGCTTGCGATCGCTCCAAGCAGTTGGTGTGAAAACGGCCATTCTCTCCTCAGATAGCACTGCGAATGTTCAAGACTTTGCTCAAAGGTATGAGTTGGAGCCGTATTTTGACTTGTTGATGGGTACTGAATCTAGGCTCACAAAACCTGACCCCCAATTGCTTCATCAAGCTTGTGCAGCCCTAGGAGTAGCACCTGCGGCAACGCTCGTAGTGGGTGATTCTAGTGCAGATTTAATCATGGCACAGGCAGCGGGAGCAGCGGGTGGAATTGGGGTAACCTGGGGATGGGCTGAATCCTTCGATTTACCAGATGCAGATGTAGCGATCGCGCGGTGGGACGAAATTGAAGTATTAAGCGCAAGCTAAAAATTGCTTGCAACTCATTCATCTCAGTCTTGATCTCAGTCAGAGAACCGCTTTGCCCGTGGAAGCCTAGATCGAGGGGCTAGGAGCCTAACCACAAGTGGTATAATTCCGGAACTTAACCCCTGAGCGCTAGTTCGTTTAGCTAAAGAGAGGATATTTCCTTGTCTCGTCGCTACCTTTTTACATCTGAATCAGTTACAGAAGGCCATCCTGATAAAATTTGTGATCAAATTTCTGACACCATTTTAGATGCTCTCTT
This region of Trichocoleus desertorum NBK24 genomic DNA includes:
- a CDS encoding HAD family hydrolase, with product MRCQHLTFTNIEAVVFDKDGTLANSESFLIKLGQTRSHLLNLEVPGIEASLLRMFGLVGDRLNPAGALAVGSRHENEIAAAAYVAATGRDWVQSLAIAQAAFKAADQHFQRKADYTAVYPGALPCLRSLQAVGVKTAILSSDSTANVQDFAQRYELEPYFDLLMGTESRLTKPDPQLLHQACAALGVAPAATLVVGDSSADLIMAQAAGAAGGIGVTWGWAESFDLPDADVAIARWDEIEVLSAS